The Camelina sativa cultivar DH55 chromosome 16, Cs, whole genome shotgun sequence sequence CAGTAACTAACCTTGTGAAGTAACCGTGTTCAGCCGCTATTCCAAGATTCTTACACGGAGCAAGCCACTCGCTCAAAGAAACTTTTCCCCTCCCGCTAACAATGAATATAGTGTTGTTAGGATCACTACACAGTGTCTTCAAAGCAGATATAACTTCGGCACTTGGGTCCTTTACGATCGAGGTCTTAGGAACTAAAGTACCGTCGTAATCAAGAAATATAGCTCTCTTGCTCGATCTTCTGTAAGCACTAACGGTTTGCTCAACGGATAGCCTTCTGAAATTAGGAGAGAGAGCGACGAGCCTAAAACCCAAACCCCAACCCACACCCCAGCACCGTTTACTGTAATGATCTCGAGATGCCCTCTCCAAATCCTGCGAAAAGCTGCGCGCCCAATAAGCCACATCATGTGTACTAATGTAGTGAAAGTGTTTTTTATGTCGTAGTTGCTTCTCAAAATCAGACATGGTGATAGCAGAATATATTGAATCGGCTACTGCATCAATGTCCCAAGGATTAACCCTAATCGCACCACTTAGAGAAGGCGAGCAACCAATGAACTCAGACAGAACAAGCGTGCTTGTGCGAGGAGAATCATCACTTATTCCCAGAAACTTATCCATGATAGGAGTTCCCTGCCGACAAACAGTGTACTTGTAAGGAACTAAGTTCATCCCATCCCTCACTGCATTGACTACGCAGCATTCTGCCATGGCATAATAGGCAGACTTCTCAAACCGGGGAACAGGACGATCAATCAGAACCACTGGCTCATAATCAGGCGAACCATAACGCTCGTTGATTCTTTTAACAGtattatatgtttctttcttcGCTTCTTGAACGTCTTTACCTGAGCCTCTGGCTGGGTTCACAATCTGAATAAGAACTATTTTCCCTAGCATCCTAGGATGTTGCTGTAGCAGGTGTTCAAAAGCCAATATTTTAAGACTTAGTCCTTTGAATATATCCATATCATCAACTCCTAGAATCACTTTTTTACCCCGGTACTTTTCTTGAATCTCTTTCAGTTTGTCAGCTGTAGCAGGAAGATTGAGAACGGATTCCAGCCTTCCCATGTGAATACCTATAGGAAGAATCTTCAAGAAAACTGTACGGCCCAAGTAGTCAAGAGCAATATGCCCTCTCTTAGATTCATACTCCAATCCAAGCATTCTACAGCAGCAAGACAAGAAATGACGTGCATAATCAAAGGTGTGAAAACCAATTAAGTCACAGTTTAAGAGCCCTCTTAGTAGTTCCTCTCGAACAGGTAAGGTTCGATAAATTTCTGAAGAAGGGAATGGACTGTGGAGGAAGAAACCAAGCTTAACCCTGTGGAAACGCCTTCTCAAAAACGTTGGGAGAAGCATTAAATGATAGTCATGAATCCAGATATAATCTTCCTCAAGATTGATCACGCCCATTACCTTATCtgcaaatattttgtttgcagAAACATACGCCTGCCAAAGACCACGATCAAAGCGTTCGCCATGATCAGGGCACATGGGTAACATGTAGTGGAAAAGTGGCCATAGCTGCTGTTTACAAAAGCCGAGGTAGAATTTTTTGTGCACATCTTGTGGGAGGAAAGTAGCTACGCAATTGAATTCCTCAAACAGATTTTGGGAAACGTCGTCTTGCTCACAAACATCAACATGTGTCTTGAGCGATCCAACATAAATGACTTCTGTCTCTGGAGAAAAACCATCCTTGAGATGTAAAAGTGGAGAATCATTGTCGAGGCTGAACTTCCACTTTCCAGTTTCTGAATCCTTTTTACCATTCAAAGGAAGGAAGTTAGCCACAATGATCTTCCGCTCACGGCAAGGTAACGAGATGACATCTGAATCACCACCACCAGTAATTCCATATCCATCGACGTCAGAGATAATGCCAGGAACAGTCATCACTCTTGGAAGAGCTCTAGGGGTCGTAGGCATGTCCAACAGATCCCCAGATGCCAAGTCCAAGAGATTTCCAAATGATTTCGACCCCATTATTcgaacaaaaaaatcatgaaaagtaGATACTCCCAAGCTGAAACAAGTAGAGCTCTCTGCTTTATACACcctacaagtaaaaaaaaaagagaaatttatcacaaatcatatatagtttGAATCCACACACCAATCAGTCAAATTACAAGCTTTTGACAGAATTAGGTTTCAAAATTGCAAAACTATACGAACTCATTAGGTTATAGAGATTAGATTACAAAAACACAGAGAAGGTGaccttgatcatcatcatcatcaagtagCAGAGATGATAATTGAATTCCAATGACAACAGAACTACTAATTATTGTAATTTCTCATCATatcaatgaaagaaaaaaaaaaattacttcatAATAAACTAAGTTACAAATCGCAGAACAGTTCAATCACTAGAACTGtagaatctgaattttttttaaaacctatttcacgaacaaaaacaaaatctgaaaatccAGATCATAGTTATTTTACATATCACTGAAAGACCAAATTAAGAAACCCCGACCCAAAAAAAACTCCACAACAACCCCTTAGGTCAAACGATTCCGCATAAAAACCCAAAAGGATCAGAAGAAACTAATCAAAGAAGAACGGATCGTGCGACTCAATAGCTTCTTAATGAGTAAAAAAGATCAGAAAGAGAAAAGTAGTAATAACtgcttaccaaaaaaaaaagggaaggtAAGAAATAAAATCACCGGCGGTCGCGGTTTGAGAGTTTGCTCCGATCACCGGCGATCAAAGGTATCGATTTGAAGTAGAGGGAGACGAAAGAGGAATTGGAATCAGAGAGATGGGATATTCTGAAGAGCAgagtaaaattaaatataaataataatagtaattagTAATAGATAGCAGTAATGAGAGTTTGGgttcattcttctttcttctggaTAAGTTCCATAGActcctaattttatttttattttattttatttttccactttttattttctttgtcaacatttttttttgttttttttacttagtcGACATTTtgctaattcatttttttctttagagatacatttttctaatattggGAAGAGATTACTGTTGGGAATGATTTTTTGAATCAAATGAGACGACTacattttattgtttattagattttattttagttcattctttttaaaaatatatatgtatttgataatcattttttatttttatttttggtaacaagcataaatgaaattattttaggattCAATAACTCTTTTATGTTTAAATTAGAAAGATGACTGTGACTATTAAGGAAAACTGAAATTtacgaaagagaaaaaaaaaaagacttttaggttagttttttaaattaagtatatccatattattattatttataaattgtaCCACATGTATGTGgaatgaatttttattattatctttcaaaAACCAATGATTAAATATCCTTATGTACCTAATATAAAACAAAGCAATGAACTTAACT is a genomic window containing:
- the LOC104752699 gene encoding probable alpha,alpha-trehalose-phosphate synthase [UDP-forming] 10, with amino-acid sequence MGSKSFGNLLDLASGDLLDMPTTPRALPRVMTVPGIISDVDGYGITGGGDSDVISLPCRERKIIVANFLPLNGKKDSETGKWKFSLDNDSPLLHLKDGFSPETEVIYVGSLKTHVDVCEQDDVSQNLFEEFNCVATFLPQDVHKKFYLGFCKQQLWPLFHYMLPMCPDHGERFDRGLWQAYVSANKIFADKVMGVINLEEDYIWIHDYHLMLLPTFLRRRFHRVKLGFFLHSPFPSSEIYRTLPVREELLRGLLNCDLIGFHTFDYARHFLSCCCRMLGLEYESKRGHIALDYLGRTVFLKILPIGIHMGRLESVLNLPATADKLKEIQEKYRGKKVILGVDDMDIFKGLSLKILAFEHLLQQHPRMLGKIVLIQIVNPARGSGKDVQEAKKETYNTVKRINERYGSPDYEPVVLIDRPVPRFEKSAYYAMAECCVVNAVRDGMNLVPYKYTVCRQGTPIMDKFLGISDDSPRTSTLVLSEFIGCSPSLSGAIRVNPWDIDAVADSIYSAITMSDFEKQLRHKKHFHYISTHDVAYWARSFSQDLERASRDHYSKRCWGVGWGLGFRLVALSPNFRRLSVEQTVSAYRRSSKRAIFLDYDGTLVPKTSIVKDPSAEVISALKTLCSDPNNTIFIVSGRGKVSLSEWLAPCKNLGIAAEHGYFTRWNNSSDWERSGLSDDLEWKKVVEPIMRLYTETTDGSSIEAKESALVWHHQDADPDFGSCQAKELLDHLETVLVNEPVVVHRGHQIVEVKPQGVSKGLVTGKILNRMLEDGSVPDFVVCIGDDRSDEEMFESISTTLSAQSSSMSTEVFACTVGRKPSKAKYFLDEVSDVVKLLQGLANTSSPKPRYTSHLRVSFESVV